The following coding sequences are from one Nonlabens arenilitoris window:
- a CDS encoding polysaccharide pyruvyl transferase family protein, translating into MRKVSTDFLLTGGYGSNLGDDAMLISILLELTERFSGSTIIVFCYNKDNIPQEAKESFPNVTYFDRSDKIDITANFRIYGGGNQHFTINSSNAVKDELLRKIKFQFNNSREFLFTFKKRFGKANLKFRKSIYLGIGLGPFKIMPDLSYLDDALVILREKLSLTYHKDAILGCDPCFNPLFIDKIIKDKEVLKDNVKPNIGIVVRDWYHDFERNKEILDSIQKYINILNPFYKITIINFCSVLDFQYRSVLVNYDDEIIYDSRKNHFFQFVRQISNMNMVISMRYHGLVFASILNIPSIGLNIDPKIEQFTKEFDSPYLKTIEIGENEEIVLNLINSTLKAKNIDVSDIKVADFFVNRYKIMIDSMVTYIESND; encoded by the coding sequence ATGCGTAAAGTTTCTACAGACTTTCTTTTAACTGGAGGTTACGGGTCTAATTTGGGTGATGACGCCATGTTGATAAGTATCTTGTTGGAGTTGACAGAAAGATTTTCTGGAAGTACAATTATTGTATTTTGTTACAACAAAGATAATATTCCACAAGAAGCAAAAGAAAGTTTTCCAAATGTAACTTACTTCGATCGTTCAGATAAAATAGATATAACAGCTAATTTTAGGATTTATGGAGGTGGTAATCAGCATTTTACAATTAATAGTAGTAATGCTGTAAAAGACGAGCTTTTAAGAAAAATTAAATTTCAATTTAATAATTCTAGAGAATTTCTCTTTACGTTTAAAAAGAGATTTGGAAAGGCTAATTTAAAGTTTAGGAAATCAATTTATCTAGGAATTGGATTAGGTCCATTTAAGATTATGCCTGACTTATCATATTTAGATGATGCCTTGGTTATACTTAGAGAAAAATTAAGTTTAACTTATCATAAGGACGCTATATTGGGATGTGATCCTTGTTTTAATCCATTATTCATTGATAAAATTATTAAGGATAAGGAGGTTTTAAAAGATAATGTTAAACCAAATATCGGAATAGTTGTTAGGGACTGGTATCATGATTTTGAAAGAAATAAGGAAATATTAGATTCTATTCAAAAATATATTAATATTTTAAATCCATTCTATAAAATAACCATAATAAATTTCTGTAGTGTTCTTGATTTTCAATATCGATCGGTACTTGTTAATTATGATGACGAGATTATTTATGATAGTAGGAAAAATCATTTTTTTCAATTTGTTCGTCAAATATCAAATATGAATATGGTTATTTCTATGAGATATCATGGATTAGTTTTTGCTTCAATCTTAAACATACCATCAATAGGCTTAAATATTGACCCAAAAATTGAACAGTTTACAAAGGAATTTGACTCTCCTTATTTAAAGACTATTGAAATAGGTGAAAATGAAGAAATAGTTTTAAATCTTATTAATTCTACTTTAAAGGCTAAGAATATAGATGTATCAGATATCAAAGTTGCTGACTTTTTTGTTAATAGATATAAGATTATGATAGACTCTATGGTTACCTATATTGAATCAAATGATTAA
- a CDS encoding glycosyltransferase family 4 protein, which yields MRILFLTYYFEPDLCAGSFRNTSLFKALIKSKSVDTTIDVITTFPNRYDSFDANAKAREVYEEGVVVHRVQLPKHGSGLKGQIIAFKYFYNQARQLVRDREYDLVYASSSRLFTAFLGSKIARKNKATLYLDIRDIFRESVVEIFNSKALKFGLNLFLRPIEKYTFSRANHINLVSKGFQTYFKKYNQASFTYYTNGIDQIFIDQFEATIPVVNHVHKKTLIYAGNMGEGQGLDKIIPQAASKLPEYTFILIGDGGTKVKLREEIQRLGLINVELRDPVTRKQLIELYQEAGFLFLHLNDYKAFERVLPSKLFEYATFNKPIVAGVGGYAAQFIKEELPDTLLFKPTDSVELVNLLKNFNGLITDKSSFISKFNRASINQLMSMSIIKAHEE from the coding sequence ATGAGAATCCTTTTTTTAACTTACTATTTTGAACCAGATTTGTGTGCAGGATCTTTTCGTAACACTTCATTATTCAAAGCTCTGATTAAGAGTAAGTCAGTAGATACTACGATTGATGTGATTACTACTTTTCCTAATAGATATGATTCCTTTGATGCAAACGCAAAAGCTAGAGAGGTATATGAAGAAGGAGTAGTTGTGCATAGAGTCCAATTACCTAAACATGGTAGTGGCCTTAAAGGTCAAATCATTGCCTTTAAATATTTTTATAATCAGGCGCGTCAATTAGTTCGTGATAGGGAATATGATTTAGTTTATGCATCTTCCTCAAGGTTGTTTACAGCTTTTTTAGGCTCTAAAATTGCTCGTAAAAATAAAGCAACATTATACCTAGATATTAGAGATATTTTTAGAGAAAGTGTTGTTGAGATATTTAATTCTAAAGCCTTAAAGTTTGGATTAAATTTGTTTTTGAGACCTATTGAAAAGTATACATTTAGTCGAGCAAATCACATCAACTTAGTTTCTAAAGGGTTTCAAACATATTTTAAAAAATATAATCAAGCCTCATTTACTTATTACACTAACGGTATAGATCAGATTTTTATAGATCAGTTTGAAGCAACAATACCTGTTGTTAATCATGTACATAAAAAAACCTTAATCTACGCTGGGAATATGGGTGAAGGGCAAGGATTGGATAAAATAATACCGCAAGCAGCTTCTAAACTTCCTGAATATACTTTTATTTTAATCGGTGATGGTGGGACAAAAGTAAAATTAAGGGAAGAAATTCAAAGATTAGGACTTATTAATGTTGAACTGCGTGATCCTGTTACAAGAAAACAACTGATTGAGTTATATCAAGAAGCCGGTTTTCTTTTCCTACATCTCAATGATTACAAGGCTTTTGAAAGGGTTCTACCTTCTAAGCTTTTTGAATATGCAACTTTTAATAAACCGATAGTGGCAGGAGTTGGTGGATATGCAGCTCAATTTATTAAAGAAGAATTACCGGACACTTTACTATTTAAACCTACAGACTCAGTTGAATTAGTAAATTTATTGAAAAACTTTAATGGATTGATTACTGATAAATCAAGTTTCATTAGTAAATTCAATCGTGCCAGTATCAATCAATTAATGTCTATGTCTATCATCAAGGCTCATGAAGAATAA
- the wecC gene encoding UDP-N-acetyl-D-mannosamine dehydrogenase, producing the protein MQPEVVMIGLGYIGLPTAALIASNEVNVHGVDINQQVVDTINRGEIHIVEPSLDEAVAIAVDKGYLQAATTPVEANNYLIVVPTPFKDKNEPDISFVEAATRAVLPLLKEGDLYIIESTSPVGTTEKMMDFIYENRPELKDKLFIAYCPERVLPGNVMHELVHNDRVIGGVNAASTEKAISFYSNYVKGALHPTNARTAEMCKLVENSSRDVQIAFANELSLICDKAGINVWELIELANKHPRVTILQPGCGVGGHCIAVDPYFITADFPMESQIIGKAREINNYKSFWCAEKVKTAKLQFQLKHGRKPSIAIMGLAFKPNIDDLRESPAKYIAQKVLQDANDEEYYIVEPNINDHKVFKITDYKTAFAKADIVVYLVAHDEFKQLPKDSDKLILDFCGVFNR; encoded by the coding sequence ATGCAACCAGAAGTAGTAATGATAGGGTTGGGCTATATAGGTCTTCCTACCGCAGCATTGATAGCTTCAAACGAAGTAAATGTTCATGGAGTTGATATTAATCAACAAGTAGTGGATACCATAAATAGAGGTGAAATTCATATAGTTGAACCTTCCTTGGATGAAGCTGTTGCTATAGCAGTGGATAAAGGCTATCTTCAAGCGGCAACAACGCCAGTAGAGGCTAATAATTATTTAATCGTTGTTCCTACTCCTTTTAAGGATAAAAATGAACCTGATATTTCGTTCGTAGAAGCAGCAACAAGAGCAGTGCTTCCGTTATTAAAAGAAGGTGATTTGTATATCATAGAATCTACTTCTCCAGTAGGGACGACGGAAAAAATGATGGATTTCATTTATGAAAACCGTCCTGAACTTAAAGATAAACTTTTTATAGCCTACTGTCCAGAAAGAGTCTTACCAGGTAACGTTATGCATGAACTAGTGCATAATGATAGAGTAATAGGTGGTGTCAATGCTGCAAGTACTGAAAAAGCAATTTCTTTTTATTCCAATTATGTAAAAGGCGCTTTACACCCTACAAACGCTAGAACGGCAGAGATGTGTAAGCTAGTGGAGAACTCTTCAAGAGATGTACAAATTGCATTTGCAAATGAGTTATCTCTCATTTGTGATAAAGCGGGAATAAATGTTTGGGAACTGATTGAGCTGGCTAATAAACATCCACGAGTTACTATTTTACAACCAGGTTGTGGTGTAGGAGGACATTGTATAGCGGTAGATCCTTATTTTATCACAGCAGATTTCCCTATGGAATCACAAATAATAGGGAAGGCCCGTGAGATTAACAATTATAAATCATTCTGGTGTGCAGAGAAGGTGAAAACCGCAAAGTTACAATTTCAACTCAAGCACGGTCGTAAGCCTAGTATTGCCATCATGGGACTGGCTTTTAAACCTAATATTGATGATTTACGAGAGTCACCAGCGAAGTATATTGCGCAAAAAGTACTTCAAGATGCAAATGATGAGGAATACTATATTGTAGAACCTAACATTAATGATCATAAGGTATTCAAAATAACCGATTATAAAACCGCTTTCGCGAAAGCTGATATAGTAGTTTATTTAGTTGCTCATGATGAGTTTAAACAATTGCCAAAGGATTCTGATAAGTTGATATTGGATTTTTGTGGAGTATTTAATAGATAG
- a CDS encoding glycosyltransferase family 4 protein, whose translation MKSKLIILTSHSTFESGGVGTHLATMKSSLSNKNHTFILGLSKKESFVAKVISTFLNLIGFESVSLIVKSLSLYKELNNVLQKNIGTHSYDIITHDRYSALAAIIAKYRNKDKISITQVLHAPFSEQFLITSNNKTIYAMAKFLDIAISKQIDKVIGVDQLQIDLEKKIECDNTDKKYIVVPNAIDVKKLDLVNTSAFGRNKYAVIVRHLHEKNGVEYGVRGAINYISKSSNPIFDKLLVIGSGPLKEKLHKEFHEDIKANLIEFKGSLSNMEALSFIKNAEISIVPSIPVGNYIEATSLTMLESMYLKTPLIASNIGGLADTINHLKNGFLVEPREHEQITEIIFEIEKGTYDIEKIKETAYVNVLENYSSEKWMNKILKFSESE comes from the coding sequence ATGAAATCTAAACTTATAATTTTAACAAGTCATTCGACCTTTGAAAGTGGAGGTGTGGGGACTCATTTAGCGACAATGAAGTCAAGTCTTAGCAATAAGAATCATACTTTTATCCTTGGATTATCAAAAAAAGAGTCATTTGTTGCTAAGGTTATTTCTACATTTTTAAACCTTATTGGATTTGAATCCGTTAGTTTGATTGTTAAATCTTTATCTCTTTATAAAGAATTAAATAATGTTTTGCAGAAGAATATTGGAACTCATTCTTATGATATCATTACACATGATCGATATTCTGCATTAGCGGCTATAATTGCAAAATATAGGAATAAAGATAAAATTTCGATTACTCAAGTTCTTCATGCTCCTTTTTCTGAACAATTTTTAATTACTTCTAATAATAAGACTATTTATGCAATGGCAAAATTTCTTGATATAGCGATATCGAAACAAATTGATAAGGTAATAGGTGTTGATCAATTACAGATTGATTTAGAGAAAAAAATTGAGTGCGATAATACTGATAAGAAATATATTGTTGTTCCTAATGCTATTGATGTTAAAAAATTAGATCTAGTTAACACTTCTGCGTTTGGTAGAAATAAATACGCTGTAATTGTTCGACATTTACACGAGAAAAATGGAGTCGAATATGGCGTAAGAGGAGCAATCAATTATATTAGTAAAAGCTCAAATCCAATTTTTGATAAACTTTTGGTTATTGGTAGTGGACCTTTGAAAGAAAAGTTGCACAAAGAATTTCATGAAGACATAAAAGCTAATTTGATAGAATTTAAAGGTTCTTTGTCCAATATGGAGGCTTTAAGTTTTATTAAAAATGCTGAGATTAGTATCGTGCCATCTATCCCTGTTGGAAATTATATTGAAGCCACCTCACTTACCATGCTGGAATCTATGTACTTAAAAACTCCACTAATAGCAAGTAATATTGGAGGCTTAGCAGATACTATAAATCATTTGAAAAATGGTTTTTTAGTAGAGCCTAGAGAACATGAGCAAATTACCGAGATTATTTTTGAAATTGAAAAAGGAACATACGATATCGAAAAAATAAAAGAAACTGCTTACGTTAACGTATTAGAAAATTATTCATCTGAAAAATGGATGAATAAAATTTTAAAGTTTTCCGAATCTGAATAA
- a CDS encoding glycosyltransferase yields the protein MNSVKILINLIPIKSGGGQQVAANFITQAPLVYCDELLYLTTKGSHTALLLQSKGANFIEVETSLIGRFLFSYFNLKKIVFTHNIDVIYTLFGPGIFVKGIPSITGCAYSNLFFPEIDFWFSYKGLKKIKHKLIDWYRLKNTLKSDAIIFENEAMQKRCSELFNYPRHKTTLILPSISTYPNNNDTQNIDADVFNVEKPFVVLLLTGWHPNKNIEVIPYILKSLKDEGCTSVKFRLTLDEKHEKSKQLKEIAQDLQVSENIELIGGVLPAEIPSVIQNSNAIGLFSLLESFSNNIIEAWYFKKPLIISDEEWSRAICKDAAVYVERMNTKHIAKMILKLKNEPSFLKKIVDRGVEISSTYPSPKAKVQLQFEFIQRFLNE from the coding sequence ATGAATTCAGTAAAAATATTAATAAATCTAATTCCGATTAAAAGCGGAGGAGGTCAACAGGTTGCGGCAAACTTTATAACACAAGCTCCATTGGTATACTGTGATGAACTATTGTATCTAACAACGAAAGGAAGTCATACAGCGTTACTTCTTCAAAGTAAAGGGGCTAATTTTATTGAAGTTGAAACGAGTTTAATAGGCAGGTTTTTATTTAGTTATTTCAATTTAAAAAAGATTGTTTTCACTCATAATATAGATGTTATTTATACACTTTTCGGTCCAGGTATTTTTGTCAAAGGTATCCCCTCTATTACCGGTTGTGCTTACTCTAATCTATTTTTCCCTGAAATTGATTTTTGGTTTTCTTATAAAGGATTAAAAAAAATAAAACATAAACTAATTGATTGGTATAGATTGAAAAATACTTTGAAATCGGATGCTATTATTTTCGAGAATGAAGCTATGCAAAAAAGGTGTAGTGAGTTGTTCAATTACCCAAGACATAAAACTACTTTAATATTGCCTTCGATTTCGACTTATCCAAATAATAACGACACACAAAACATAGACGCAGATGTTTTTAATGTTGAAAAACCATTCGTAGTTCTATTATTGACCGGTTGGCACCCGAATAAAAACATAGAGGTTATTCCCTATATATTAAAATCTTTAAAAGATGAGGGGTGCACATCTGTAAAATTTCGTTTGACACTAGATGAGAAGCATGAGAAGAGTAAGCAGTTAAAGGAAATAGCTCAAGATTTGCAAGTTTCTGAGAATATTGAATTAATAGGAGGAGTACTTCCCGCTGAGATTCCTTCAGTTATTCAAAACTCTAACGCTATTGGATTGTTCAGTCTTTTAGAAAGTTTTAGTAATAATATAATTGAAGCTTGGTATTTCAAAAAACCATTAATAATTTCTGATGAAGAGTGGTCTAGAGCGATTTGTAAGGATGCCGCGGTATATGTGGAAAGGATGAATACCAAACATATTGCAAAGATGATTTTGAAATTAAAAAACGAACCTTCGTTCTTAAAAAAAATTGTTGATCGTGGAGTCGAAATATCAAGTACTTATCCATCTCCAAAAGCAAAAGTGCAACTACAATTTGAATTCATACAAAGATTTTTAAATGAATAA
- a CDS encoding heparinase II/III family protein has protein sequence MNLKNALRIYHTIKYLKWKQVKFQLLYRFKALYYKAPNLVDVKLDKLPIWKPVLFNSKSYENGIFCFLNVEETFENTINWNFSDHGKLWTYNLNYFEFLNSKECSSQDGYKLIKDHSLQRDKLIDGLEPYPISLRIMNWVKFLAFHKINDSYINGVIANDTKILRDHLEFHILANHLLENIFALYMASIFLDDKVLYTKSLKLLKEELNEQILKDGGHFEQSPMYHQIILYRLLDVINFNISNKIDIDKLLISKVKKMLSWLEKISFSNGDIPYINDAAPDIAPTTVELLNYAKYLDINYLQLPLSDSGYRKVNTSNYEVVVDVANIASNYQPGHLHSDTLQFIMYFRGRPLFVETGTSTYEKNKLRNNQRSSAAHNTVAIGGRNSYDVWGGFRVGERSELKLHEDSDDKIEAELNLFFGGTHYRTFEFLNKTLIINDRVNSKYNVPHEAHFHIDYNRNVDNGTQENTFIIDGKILISFEHFTSIQLQKYNQTIGFNKTKEASKIVVTFANQLKTTIDL, from the coding sequence ATGAACTTGAAAAATGCACTTCGAATTTATCATACAATTAAATACTTAAAGTGGAAACAAGTAAAGTTTCAATTATTGTACAGGTTTAAGGCGCTTTATTATAAAGCACCAAATCTTGTTGATGTAAAATTGGATAAGCTTCCCATTTGGAAACCTGTATTATTTAATAGTAAATCCTATGAAAACGGTATTTTCTGTTTTTTAAATGTTGAAGAAACTTTTGAAAACACAATTAATTGGAACTTTTCTGATCATGGGAAACTATGGACATATAACTTAAACTACTTTGAATTTTTAAACTCTAAAGAATGCAGCTCACAAGACGGTTATAAATTAATCAAAGATCATAGTCTACAACGAGACAAGTTAATAGACGGTTTAGAGCCTTATCCAATTTCATTACGCATAATGAATTGGGTTAAGTTTTTAGCATTTCATAAAATTAATGATTCTTACATTAATGGCGTTATTGCAAATGACACAAAAATTTTAAGAGACCATCTCGAATTTCATATTCTTGCAAATCATCTTCTTGAAAACATTTTTGCTTTGTACATGGCTAGTATCTTTTTAGACGATAAAGTTTTGTACACAAAAAGTTTAAAGCTTTTAAAAGAGGAATTAAATGAACAGATTTTGAAGGATGGTGGACATTTTGAACAATCACCTATGTATCATCAAATCATTCTTTATCGTTTGTTAGATGTTATAAATTTTAATATTAGTAATAAGATTGATATTGATAAATTGTTGATCTCAAAGGTTAAGAAAATGCTCTCTTGGTTAGAAAAAATTTCTTTTTCTAATGGTGACATTCCCTACATAAATGATGCCGCACCGGACATTGCTCCTACAACTGTAGAGCTTTTAAATTACGCTAAATATTTAGATATTAATTATCTGCAATTACCTTTGTCAGATTCTGGCTATCGCAAAGTGAATACTTCAAATTATGAAGTCGTAGTGGATGTTGCCAATATTGCTTCTAATTATCAACCGGGACATTTACATTCTGATACCTTGCAATTTATTATGTATTTTAGGGGTAGACCACTGTTTGTTGAAACGGGAACTTCTACATACGAAAAAAACAAGTTACGTAATAATCAAAGATCTTCTGCTGCTCATAATACAGTAGCGATTGGTGGAAGAAACTCTTATGATGTCTGGGGTGGATTTAGAGTAGGTGAGAGGTCTGAATTAAAACTTCATGAAGATTCGGATGATAAAATAGAAGCTGAACTCAACTTGTTTTTTGGAGGAACACATTATCGTACTTTCGAATTTCTAAATAAAACTTTGATTATTAATGATCGAGTCAATTCTAAGTATAACGTGCCACACGAAGCCCATTTTCATATTGATTATAATAGAAATGTGGACAATGGAACACAAGAGAATACCTTTATTATAGATGGTAAAATTTTAATAAGTTTTGAACATTTCACATCTATACAGCTTCAAAAATATAATCAAACGATAGGCTTTAATAAAACAAAAGAGGCTTCGAAAATAGTTGTTACTTTTGCAAATCAATTGAAGACCACTATTGACTTATGA
- the wecB gene encoding non-hydrolyzing UDP-N-acetylglucosamine 2-epimerase: MAVLKKVLIVFGTRPEAIKMAPLVKEFLKHKESFETKVCVTAQHREMLDQVLQFFDITPDFDLDLMKPGQNLYSLTADIVTGMKPVLEDFNPDYVFVHGDTSTTMATSIAAFYNQSKVCHVEAGLRTDNKWSPFPEEINRQVTGRIADFHFAPTITSESNLLKENIPSHQIVITGNTVIDALLESVNKVNNDPSDLIKKLNHDIGDKEVLLVTGHRRENHGDGFIRICEALKEIALEKPEHLIIYPVHLNPKVQEPVKRILAGISNIMLINPLAYEDFIWLMNRSKLIITDSGGVQEEAPSLGKPVLVMRDTTERPEAVEAGTVILVGTDKDLIVSETLNLLNNSDRFTEMSKLHNPYGDGKACHRIVEFIKNHK; encoded by the coding sequence ATGGCAGTACTAAAAAAAGTTCTAATTGTATTCGGGACAAGACCCGAGGCTATAAAAATGGCTCCTCTTGTTAAAGAGTTTTTGAAACATAAAGAATCTTTTGAAACAAAAGTTTGTGTTACGGCACAACATAGGGAAATGTTGGATCAGGTATTGCAATTTTTTGACATTACTCCTGATTTTGATCTGGACTTAATGAAGCCAGGCCAAAATCTTTATTCGCTGACAGCAGATATAGTAACAGGTATGAAGCCTGTTTTAGAAGATTTCAATCCAGATTACGTGTTTGTACATGGAGATACTTCTACAACAATGGCAACAAGTATAGCGGCATTTTATAATCAATCCAAAGTATGTCATGTAGAAGCAGGATTGCGAACAGATAATAAATGGTCTCCTTTTCCTGAAGAAATTAATCGACAGGTTACCGGTAGAATTGCAGATTTTCATTTTGCTCCTACTATAACATCTGAAAGTAATTTACTTAAAGAAAATATACCATCCCATCAAATTGTGATCACAGGTAATACGGTAATTGATGCCTTGCTTGAGAGTGTGAATAAGGTGAATAATGATCCTAGTGATCTCATAAAAAAGCTAAATCATGATATAGGTGATAAGGAAGTACTTCTCGTTACCGGTCATCGTAGAGAGAATCATGGTGATGGTTTTATCCGTATTTGCGAGGCTTTAAAAGAAATCGCATTAGAAAAGCCTGAGCATTTAATTATTTATCCAGTTCATTTAAATCCTAAAGTACAAGAACCAGTGAAACGGATTTTAGCAGGTATTAGTAACATTATGCTTATCAATCCACTTGCTTATGAAGATTTTATTTGGCTTATGAATCGATCTAAACTAATTATTACAGATAGTGGAGGCGTTCAAGAAGAGGCTCCTAGTTTAGGAAAGCCAGTTTTAGTAATGAGGGATACGACTGAGCGCCCTGAAGCTGTTGAAGCGGGAACAGTTATTCTTGTGGGTACTGACAAAGATTTAATTGTTTCTGAAACACTAAATTTGCTTAATAATTCAGATCGATTTACTGAAATGAGTAAATTACACAATCCATATGGTGATGGTAAAGCTTGTCATCGTATTGTAGAATTTATTAAAAATCATAAGTAA
- a CDS encoding bi-domain-containing oxidoreductase — protein sequence MKQIIQSFKTGETILEELPAPQVKRGHVLIQTTKSLVSLGTERMLVEFGKSNLISKARQQPDKVKMVLDKIKTEGLMPTLEAVFNKLGEPLPLGYCNVGKVIEVGEGVSEFKVGDRVASNGGHAEFVCIPKNLVASIPDNVTDEQAAFTVIGSIGLQGIRLCEPTLGETIVVTGLGLIGLMTAQLLKANGCNVIGIDFDQMKLDLAKKWGITTINPAQGEDPVKTVMQLTDGVGADGVIITASTKSNDVISQAAQMSRKRGRIILVGVIGLELSRAEFYEKELSFQVSCSYGPGRYDEDYETKGNDYPLPFVRWTEKRNFETILSSISKKYIEVDPLITEVVELKDYLKIYGEIGSSKSIASLLNYSDITYSNTITVSQNRGNSSNKSNKGVAIVGAGNFTKMTMLPAMMNLGMDLQYIVSSGGLSGTTLAKKFQIIQSTTDYDQVLKDANINTVMITTRHHLHAPMVKAALMAGKNVFVEKPLALNNEELKEIINAYNNSKATLTVGFNRRFSPHALKMKKAIGYGDTPINVIATMNAGAIPPDVWVHDLKVGGGRIIGEACHFIDLISYFTGSKVVSVCMNAMGINPEENTDNASILLKYENGSNGVINYFANGSKAYSKERVEIYSQERTLVLDNWRKLKAYGFKGFKGMKSKLDKGHKSQFTLLAQQINSGGDSLIEFESLVNTTQASFAAIESLKSQSWVDVMN from the coding sequence ATGAAGCAAATCATACAATCCTTTAAAACGGGAGAAACTATATTAGAAGAATTGCCTGCACCACAAGTAAAACGTGGTCATGTACTTATACAAACTACTAAATCTCTAGTTTCTCTTGGAACTGAGCGCATGTTGGTAGAATTTGGGAAATCTAATTTGATTTCCAAAGCTCGTCAACAACCAGATAAAGTGAAAATGGTACTTGATAAAATCAAGACCGAGGGTTTGATGCCTACATTAGAAGCCGTTTTTAATAAATTGGGAGAGCCACTTCCGTTAGGTTATTGTAACGTAGGAAAGGTTATAGAAGTAGGAGAAGGTGTTTCAGAATTTAAAGTAGGTGATCGCGTTGCTTCAAATGGTGGACATGCGGAATTTGTATGTATTCCAAAAAACCTGGTAGCCTCTATTCCAGATAATGTAACAGATGAGCAAGCTGCTTTTACTGTTATAGGTAGTATAGGTCTTCAAGGAATCAGATTGTGTGAACCTACGCTAGGCGAAACTATTGTAGTTACCGGATTAGGTCTTATAGGTTTAATGACAGCACAACTTTTAAAAGCAAATGGATGTAATGTTATAGGAATAGATTTTGATCAAATGAAACTTGATCTTGCTAAAAAATGGGGAATTACTACAATCAATCCAGCTCAAGGAGAAGATCCTGTTAAAACCGTAATGCAACTTACCGATGGTGTTGGAGCTGATGGAGTTATTATCACCGCATCAACTAAATCTAATGATGTTATTTCGCAAGCTGCACAAATGTCTCGTAAGAGAGGTCGAATCATTTTAGTTGGTGTGATAGGTTTGGAGTTAAGTAGAGCAGAATTCTATGAAAAAGAATTATCATTTCAAGTTTCCTGTTCTTATGGACCAGGACGTTATGATGAAGATTATGAGACTAAAGGAAACGATTATCCTCTTCCTTTTGTAAGATGGACAGAAAAACGCAATTTTGAAACTATACTGAGTTCGATTTCTAAAAAGTATATAGAGGTGGATCCTTTAATAACTGAAGTTGTTGAATTAAAGGATTATCTTAAGATCTATGGAGAAATTGGAAGTTCTAAATCAATAGCCTCACTGCTTAACTACAGTGATATCACCTATTCTAATACCATAACTGTTTCTCAAAATAGGGGTAATTCTAGTAATAAATCAAATAAAGGAGTTGCTATTGTTGGAGCTGGAAATTTCACAAAAATGACTATGTTACCAGCCATGATGAATCTTGGTATGGATTTACAATATATAGTAAGTTCAGGTGGTTTATCTGGAACTACTCTTGCAAAAAAGTTTCAGATCATTCAAAGTACGACGGATTATGACCAAGTTCTTAAAGACGCTAATATTAATACGGTAATGATTACCACTAGACATCACTTACATGCTCCGATGGTAAAAGCTGCTCTAATGGCTGGTAAGAATGTCTTTGTAGAGAAACCTCTCGCGCTTAATAATGAAGAACTTAAAGAGATTATTAATGCCTACAATAATAGTAAGGCTACGCTAACTGTCGGATTTAATCGTAGATTTTCTCCTCATGCTTTAAAAATGAAAAAAGCAATCGGTTATGGAGATACACCAATTAATGTAATTGCCACGATGAATGCGGGAGCGATACCACCAGATGTATGGGTGCATGATCTTAAAGTTGGTGGTGGGCGTATTATAGGAGAGGCATGTCATTTCATAGATTTAATTTCTTACTTTACAGGAAGTAAAGTAGTCTCTGTTTGTATGAATGCAATGGGTATAAATCCTGAAGAAAATACCGATAATGCAAGTATATTATTAAAGTATGAAAACGGATCGAATGGGGTAATAAATTACTTTGCAAATGGAAGTAAAGCTTACTCTAAAGAGCGTGTTGAAATCTATAGTCAGGAGCGCACTCTCGTTTTAGACAATTGGAGAAAACTTAAAGCTTATGGCTTTAAAGGGTTTAAAGGGATGAAGTCAAAGTTGGATAAAGGTCATAAGAGTCAGTTTACTTTACTTGCTCAACAGATTAATTCAGGAGGTGATTCGTTAATAGAATTTGAGTCATTGGTCAATACTACTCAAGCATCATTTGCTGCCATTGAGAGCTTAAAATCTCAATCTTGGGTAGACGTAATGAATTAG